TCGAGAACCTGCGATTCAGTCAAGTCATCGGTCATGATGTACAAGTCGCAATGGGCGCGTGCATGGGCCAAACGCCGTCGTTGCTCTTCCACGCACCCTACCACGTAGTGGCGCTGTCCGCGCCGATAGATCACCTCTTCGCTGGCATCCAGATAAATCAACACATCCGGTCGCGAGATGGCCTGCCACATATAAGGGACTTCGGAATGCTCTTGCCCGCATTCGCGCACTTCGTAGCCCAGCTTGCGCAGCCCTTGCGCTAGTGCAGTTTTGCCACTTCCACAAATGCCTACCAGGACTATACGCATAACGTTGCGCCTCACATCCCGTTATAGGCATGGCAGTTACGGTGTTTCAGAGAGGTGGCAGCGGAAAACGAACAGCCAGNNNNNNNNNNTTCCTTGGTACCAGAGCCAGTACGAGCACACTCATGTCATCTTGTGGGCGGCCGTGGTCTAGTTCTATGGCATGGGCTAACAAGGCATCAGCCAATGTAGGAGCGGTGCATTGATGCTCTTTGACCAAAGAATCAGCATGGGTCAGGGCATCAAACGACGTGCCAAAGCGACGCCCGGCATGGAGCACGCCATCTGTAAAGGCAATTACCCAGATATTGGCTGCTATTGGAATTTCGGTGATGCTGGGCTTTGTGCCGGCATAGATACCGATAGGTTGGCTTGGCTCATCGAGCGTCTGCCACCCCTCTTTGTCCAAGAGCAATACCGGGCAATGGCTGTTACGGGATATGACGAGCGTGCGTGTGACCAGGTCAAGGGAAACCATGCTCAGTTCAGCCGATACTTGGCCTTGGCGATAGGTGCGCAGGTAATCATGTGTCGCTCTGGCTGCTGCGCCGTCGCGCACACCTTCCGCTAGCAGCGAGATAGCCTTGCGAGCTACCAGATTGCTGATGCGTTTAGCGGATTGCCCACTTTGCTGGCCATCCACTAGGACGAGCGACAGCCCGCCATGAGGCCGCTCTATCATTTCCAAGGTATCACCGCTTTCGC
This DNA window, taken from Chloroflexota bacterium, encodes the following:
- a CDS encoding SpoIIE family protein phosphatase, coding for ESGDTLEMIERPHGGLSLVLVDGQQSGQSAKRISNLVARKAISLLAEGVRDGAAARATHDYLRTYRQGQVSAELSMVSLDLVTRTLVISRNSHCPVLLLDKEGWQTLDEPSQPIGIYAGTKPSITEIPIAANIWVIAFTDGVLHAGRRFGTSFDALTHADSLVKEHQCTAPTLADALLAHAIELDHGRPQDDMSVLVLALVPR